A single window of Anaerocolumna chitinilytica DNA harbors:
- a CDS encoding ABC transporter substrate-binding protein translates to MQKRVLALLLTVVMVFSLAGCKGKNDTGISTEPTTTPADSTNEATATPTPTETSTEPTGQIIIGSSTDISGEFMPYFQNGAADNDIFRLTNGYATVDITPAGEFVVDTTVVKDMKTTDNDDGSKTYTWTINNNLVWNDGTPITAKDYVATALFWSSKVITDMGADNTIVAKYWKGFQDYSTGKAKEFTGVRLLGDDSFSVTIDKANLPYFYELNMASLQPFKLSFFTDDTVTVNDDGKGAYLSDNFTKENYEAKINAARTKVPAITCGPYNATKYDSSTKEAVLEVNPKYLGDYQKQTAHIKTIVYKKVTTETSMDELSTGSVDLLTGMSSGDEINAGLDLVDKGGFNYTAYDRNGYGKLQFVCDFGPTQFVEVRQAVAHLLDRNDFAKAFTGGFGSVVNGPYGPAMWMYQDVKDDLESKLDSYAYSLDDAIKLLEDGGWVYDKDGKAYSSGIRYKKLDDGTYMPLVLEWASSEQNPVSELLVTKLQNNPDVAAAGMKINQTVMTFTELLNYIYRDGSTDKKYAVPTYNMFNLGTGFTPVYDQASAYTTDPEQLKNGANTNFIKDDKLAKTAQDMVLVDPADKTTFESKFEDFIIRWNELLPDLPLYSNQYHDFYNAKLQNYNPNGIWDMKYAILYANVTE, encoded by the coding sequence ATGCAAAAAAGAGTGTTAGCATTATTGCTGACCGTAGTCATGGTATTCTCTCTTGCAGGATGCAAAGGAAAGAATGACACGGGAATATCAACAGAGCCTACTACAACGCCTGCTGATAGCACAAATGAAGCAACAGCAACCCCAACCCCCACAGAAACATCCACTGAGCCTACCGGTCAGATTATTATCGGAAGTTCAACAGATATCAGCGGTGAATTCATGCCTTATTTCCAGAACGGCGCTGCTGACAATGATATCTTCCGTTTAACAAACGGTTATGCAACAGTAGATATTACACCTGCTGGTGAATTTGTTGTTGATACTACAGTAGTTAAAGACATGAAAACAACAGATAATGATGACGGATCTAAGACTTATACATGGACTATTAACAATAATCTTGTTTGGAATGATGGCACTCCTATCACTGCAAAGGATTATGTTGCTACAGCTCTTTTCTGGTCCTCTAAAGTTATTACCGATATGGGCGCAGATAATACAATAGTAGCAAAATATTGGAAGGGATTCCAGGATTATTCAACTGGAAAGGCAAAAGAATTTACCGGTGTTAGATTACTCGGTGATGACAGCTTCTCAGTTACAATTGATAAAGCTAACCTTCCTTACTTCTATGAATTAAATATGGCAAGCCTTCAGCCTTTCAAATTATCATTCTTTACAGATGATACTGTAACTGTAAATGATGATGGAAAAGGTGCTTACCTTTCTGATAACTTTACAAAAGAGAATTATGAAGCTAAAATCAATGCTGCAAGAACAAAGGTTCCTGCAATTACATGCGGACCTTACAATGCAACAAAGTATGATTCTTCTACAAAAGAAGCTGTTCTTGAAGTTAACCCTAAATACTTAGGAGACTATCAGAAACAGACAGCTCATATCAAAACTATCGTTTACAAAAAAGTTACAACTGAAACATCTATGGATGAATTATCAACCGGTTCTGTAGACTTATTAACCGGTATGTCAAGTGGTGATGAAATCAATGCCGGTCTTGACTTAGTTGACAAAGGTGGCTTCAACTATACCGCTTATGACCGTAACGGATATGGTAAATTACAGTTCGTATGCGATTTCGGACCTACACAGTTTGTAGAGGTTCGTCAGGCTGTAGCTCACTTATTAGATCGTAACGATTTCGCAAAAGCTTTCACCGGCGGTTTCGGTTCTGTTGTAAACGGACCTTACGGACCTGCTATGTGGATGTATCAGGATGTTAAGGATGATCTTGAAAGCAAGTTAGATTCTTATGCTTACAGCCTTGATGATGCTATCAAGTTATTAGAAGATGGCGGCTGGGTATATGACAAAGACGGAAAGGCTTATTCTTCCGGTATCCGTTATAAGAAGTTAGATGACGGAACTTATATGCCTCTTGTACTTGAATGGGCATCTTCCGAACAGAATCCTGTTTCTGAATTACTTGTAACAAAATTACAGAACAATCCTGATGTTGCAGCTGCAGGTATGAAGATTAACCAGACAGTTATGACATTTACAGAATTATTAAATTACATTTATAGAGATGGTTCTACCGATAAGAAATATGCAGTACCTACCTACAATATGTTTAACTTAGGAACTGGTTTTACTCCTGTATATGATCAGGCTTCAGCTTATACAACAGATCCTGAACAGTTAAAGAATGGTGCTAACACCAACTTTATTAAGGATGATAAACTTGCAAAGACTGCACAGGATATGGTATTAGTAGATCCTGCTGACAAGACTACATTTGAAAGCAAGTTTGAAGACTTTATTATCAGATG
- a CDS encoding ABC transporter ATP-binding protein, with amino-acid sequence MKKFVKSNKYSLIIALILVFISSVFSTIVQFNKGDVLDNALARDKSITLFSIISLIIFIFLEIIFHYFYDQYRAAFTVNCISQLRTSLFKNTINNNYVSFYKNTKGEFLSKYTNDVEMIQNSYFATIPLLIEIIIKIILVSIGLFILDWRIAIVTLVLLTTPLYIPKIIDKKLQKAKKEYSEAFENNLSKVTDWLAGFEIIKNYSIESRIIDKFTTSNKYTMQKALKNKRINYTTNLITTLISYLSYFIILTLSATFVYRQIFTAGDFFIAIGMIDQLSYPLIALSVFIQDLISIKPICDEIMNIAEMKEDDESKRLNPATLTVNNNILFDNITYGYNEENPLISDFSLLLQKNQKNLIQGRSGTGKTTLINLLLKYYTPDKGNIYLDNIPIQDIDNLFGIITIVRQEAFLFNDTLKNNLSMYSDISDEVILDVLEKVNLHKFANLSSLNMDIAEGGNNLSGGEKKRLCIARALLRNTNVLIFDEPLANLDNENVSTIEDILLNINDRTLIIVSHQFSESKLNQFDKIIKLDA; translated from the coding sequence ATGAAAAAGTTTGTAAAAAGCAATAAATATAGTTTAATCATAGCCTTAATCTTAGTATTTATAAGTTCTGTTTTTAGCACCATTGTTCAATTTAATAAAGGCGATGTTTTGGATAATGCCTTAGCGCGTGATAAAAGCATTACTTTGTTCAGCATTATATCATTAATCATTTTTATTTTTTTAGAAATTATTTTTCACTATTTTTATGATCAGTACAGGGCTGCTTTTACAGTTAACTGCATTAGCCAATTAAGAACAAGCCTTTTTAAAAATACTATTAATAATAATTATGTAAGTTTTTATAAAAACACGAAAGGCGAATTCCTATCAAAATATACGAATGATGTTGAAATGATTCAAAATTCTTATTTTGCAACGATACCTTTGTTGATAGAAATAATTATTAAGATTATTTTAGTAAGTATAGGATTATTTATTCTTGATTGGCGTATTGCTATTGTTACTTTAGTTCTATTGACTACCCCTTTGTACATTCCCAAAATCATTGATAAAAAACTTCAAAAAGCAAAAAAAGAATATTCTGAAGCATTTGAAAATAATTTATCGAAAGTTACTGATTGGTTAGCAGGGTTTGAAATAATAAAAAATTACTCTATAGAATCAAGAATAATAGATAAGTTTACAACATCAAATAAATATACAATGCAAAAAGCTTTAAAAAATAAAAGAATAAATTATACCACGAACTTAATAACAACCTTAATTTCCTATTTATCTTATTTTATCATCTTAACTTTATCCGCAACATTTGTTTATAGACAGATATTTACAGCTGGTGATTTTTTTATTGCAATTGGTATGATTGATCAACTTTCATATCCCTTGATAGCCTTATCTGTTTTTATTCAAGACCTGATATCTATAAAACCAATATGCGATGAAATTATGAATATTGCAGAAATGAAAGAAGACGATGAAAGCAAAAGACTTAACCCAGCAACATTAACTGTGAATAATAATATATTATTTGATAATATTACTTATGGTTATAACGAAGAAAATCCGTTAATAAGCGATTTTTCATTATTACTCCAAAAAAACCAAAAGAACTTAATCCAAGGTCGAAGCGGAACTGGAAAAACTACTCTAATTAATCTACTTTTAAAATACTATACTCCTGATAAGGGAAATATTTATTTAGACAATATTCCTATTCAAGATATTGATAATTTATTTGGGATCATTACCATTGTGAGACAGGAAGCGTTTTTATTCAATGATACTCTTAAGAATAATTTATCGATGTACTCGGATATCAGTGATGAGGTCATTCTAGATGTTTTAGAAAAAGTAAATTTACATAAATTTGCTAACCTATCCAGTCTTAATATGGATATAGCAGAAGGCGGAAATAACCTGTCTGGTGGTGAGAAAAAGAGATTATGTATTGCACGGGCTCTACTTAGAAATACAAACGTATTAATTTTTGATGAGCCTTTAGCGAATCTTGATAATGAAAATGTTTCAACAATTGAAGATATTCTACTGAATATTAATGACAGAACGCTAATTATAGTTTCCCATCAGTTCAGTGAATCCAAATTGAATCAGTTTGATAAAATAATTAAACTGGATGCTTAA
- a CDS encoding LysM peptidoglycan-binding domain-containing protein, protein MIIHVVEPGDTIYSIAETYKISPEALIRDNGIVNYNNLVIGQTIVVVYPQEVYTVAPGDTLYSIASSHGVTPLSLLRYNPNLSDRKYLYPGEQIIIKYDNNGGRLKVNGYAYPFIDPEILKKTLPYLSFLTIFEYRLSLDGTITENNDSELVNMAKSYGVAPIMVLSAYNTVVSDNSYSYFTQVNSAETNQRTFITIIEKLVEKGYLGVNIYVQRVTEETLEILTDNLKAFSVLLKEIGFTIMLTLTPETFDLPQGVTYLNINYSALAEAVDYILLLSYNWGYTYGPPAAVTQVNIVRRNLTYAISQIPSHKIFLGVPIIGYDWRLIGENGQYVANALTSDAAVLLASDVGAVIQFDYNAMAPFFTYTSRDNNTDVNHIVWFKDARSISVLYGLMQEFNLSGAAVWNIMHFFKQMWFIVSTQYEIIGPFDTI, encoded by the coding sequence ATGATAATTCACGTGGTAGAACCGGGCGATACTATTTATTCCATTGCCGAAACCTATAAAATATCTCCGGAAGCCCTCATCCGGGACAACGGAATTGTTAATTATAATAATCTAGTAATCGGACAGACTATTGTCGTTGTCTATCCACAGGAAGTTTATACAGTTGCTCCGGGGGACACCTTGTATAGTATCGCATCATCACATGGAGTAACTCCTCTTTCACTGTTAAGATACAATCCAAACCTATCAGACAGAAAATATCTCTATCCCGGTGAGCAAATTATCATAAAATACGATAATAATGGAGGACGCTTAAAGGTCAACGGTTATGCATACCCTTTCATTGACCCTGAAATTCTAAAAAAGACCTTACCCTATTTGAGTTTTCTCACAATATTTGAATACAGGCTCTCACTAGATGGTACAATTACAGAGAATAATGATTCCGAACTCGTCAATATGGCTAAGTCATACGGTGTCGCTCCGATTATGGTATTAAGTGCTTATAATACCGTCGTTTCCGATAATTCTTACTCCTATTTTACTCAAGTTAACTCGGCAGAAACCAACCAAAGGACCTTCATAACAATAATAGAAAAATTAGTTGAAAAGGGGTATCTTGGTGTTAATATTTACGTTCAGAGAGTTACGGAGGAAACTCTTGAGATTCTAACAGATAATTTAAAGGCATTCTCTGTGTTACTGAAAGAAATTGGATTTACCATAATGCTTACGCTTACTCCTGAGACCTTTGACCTCCCCCAAGGTGTTACTTATCTAAATATAAACTACAGCGCTCTTGCTGAAGCCGTAGATTATATTTTGCTTCTCTCCTACAACTGGGGGTATACCTATGGACCGCCTGCTGCTGTCACTCAGGTGAATATCGTCAGAAGGAATCTTACTTATGCCATCAGTCAGATTCCGTCCCATAAAATATTTTTGGGTGTTCCTATTATCGGTTATGACTGGAGGCTAATTGGTGAGAATGGCCAATATGTTGCAAATGCCTTGACTTCTGATGCTGCTGTTTTATTGGCTTCAGATGTAGGTGCGGTCATACAGTTTGACTATAATGCTATGGCCCCTTTCTTTACCTACACCAGCAGGGATAATAATACTGATGTGAACCACATTGTCTGGTTTAAGGATGCCAGAAGTATCAGTGTGCTTTATGGTTTAATGCAGGAGTTCAACCTTTCCGGTGCTGCGGTTTGGAACATTATGCATTTCTTTAAACAAATGTGGTTCATTGTAAGTACACAATATGAAATCATCGGTCCATTTGATACGATCTGA
- a CDS encoding DegV family protein — MRDFVITTDSNCDLLPEYVEKKKVGIIPHYYELNNEVYGDELNLTPKEFYDSMRAGKLPSTMASNPAVIHSTFLGYIQEGKDVLHISFSSALSGGYNNVAAGARELCEEFTDARIIVFDSLNASLGQGLMVMKAVELKEAGKSLDEIEEWLIEHLKNFCVQFTVDDLFHLQRGGRVSKMTAIVGSMINIKPILIINDEGKLIPAGTVRGRKKSLSTIVANMVKQMGEYLNNPGTICVVHGDAAEDAERVVKLIKEEVAGASVIVNVISPSIGAHSGPGAIGICFMGEGKANV; from the coding sequence TTTACTGCCCGAGTACGTGGAGAAAAAAAAGGTGGGAATTATTCCTCATTACTATGAACTAAATAATGAAGTTTATGGGGATGAGCTTAATCTGACACCAAAAGAATTCTATGACAGCATGAGAGCTGGAAAATTACCGAGTACAATGGCTAGTAATCCGGCGGTAATTCATTCGACCTTTTTAGGATACATTCAAGAAGGCAAGGATGTATTACATATCAGCTTTTCATCTGCTTTAAGCGGAGGCTATAATAATGTAGCTGCCGGTGCAAGGGAGTTGTGTGAAGAATTCACGGATGCCAGGATTATAGTGTTCGACTCTTTAAATGCCTCTTTGGGCCAGGGTCTGATGGTTATGAAAGCTGTTGAGTTAAAAGAAGCGGGTAAAAGCTTAGATGAGATTGAAGAATGGCTTATAGAACATCTAAAGAATTTCTGTGTTCAGTTTACCGTTGACGATTTATTTCACTTGCAAAGAGGTGGAAGAGTCTCTAAAATGACAGCTATTGTTGGAAGTATGATTAATATTAAACCAATATTGATAATAAATGATGAAGGAAAGTTAATACCGGCAGGCACAGTCAGAGGACGTAAAAAATCCCTCTCTACCATTGTTGCTAATATGGTTAAACAAATGGGAGAATACCTAAATAATCCTGGTACTATCTGTGTAGTTCACGGAGACGCTGCAGAGGATGCAGAACGGGTGGTAAAGCTGATAAAGGAAGAAGTTGCCGGAGCGTCCGTTATTGTAAATGTTATTAGCCCGAGTATAGGAGCACATTCCGGACCCGGTGCTATCGGTATATGCTTTATGGGAGAAGGAAAAGCAAATGTATAA